The DNA segment tcacctgatggaaagcaacttccatcgcccatggacactcgcagcatcagaggagctgcaggtgcgttaccggccttttaagaggggagggcaaggatgggaagggaagggaagggaataggggaggatagggaagggaatagggtatgggattgggcttccggtaaactcactcggcgaaacacagcgtaagcgttgtttcacgccggttttctgtgagaacgtggtatttctctggtcgagccggcccattcgtgccgaagcacggctctcccacgtataagtatatctcatatggatatatcccacattaacatattttttgtcatttacttttaactttaattaatgtctaattttcgaagcgattttaaccaatacggcaataatccttattcaattaaatactttaaatacattattgattatggccctttacagcataattattacgattttaattttaaatgaatattttcgaagatattacagatttaaaaattgcgggacgtaagtagcttttgcggcagtaccgaccaatgcgggccacggcccgtggtcattactacccgtggcccatgggtagtaatgaaaataaattatttaaaatcaaactactgaatagattttaatcatttttttagtgacttaggccataatttattttatacccgtgcgaagccggggcgggtcgctagttagtAATATAAAGAAAAGTGACTGTTAGTTTGTTTTCATCGAAAATGGGGCGAAAGTTAGAAAATGCTTGTAAACATTTTGTAACGTAAAAACATTTACTAacaaatgttgtcaattgtaACATTATGCTAGGAACTGTTACATGTTATAAGTATTCCTACACtaatagaaaatgtttactaacattttataacatttaaatctgGCTTTATCTGACAGTCTTTATATACCAAACAAAAGGTAAcacaatatgttttattttgttataatttgttttgctataatttgttaagagtccgtatacgaaattttgccgatttcgctcattaacagacgtgatttaacagttaaaatacagtatttctataagttttaatgcacaacatgtaagatcatttcaattataatctaatgttggagctagatttttgttttttttaaagtatttttaaataatctaaCTCAAACcctcgacagttttgtgatttttgctgtaaaaggtttagaatatcacctgtttatggattgtattgacgtcttaacggtatgaaaaaaatacaatgtactgttgagaaagtcgtctatacaatgttggaattactttttaccactttaatatgaaatagttgagtaaaaaaatatgtaactcggcaaaagtttagagaaaatgggcaaagaattgctttttaatttcggcaacttggagctgtaattcataaaaagataacgacagaaataatctatagataaaattctatctaattcgagaaaaaagaaaaaaaaaagaaaagcaaattatgccaaaacacgattcaaaacaacctaaatctcacattagccttgcggcgagtaatattAGGTTGTTTTAGGTTTATAGTTAAtagagatttaggttgttttgaatcgtgttttttggcacaatttgttttttttcttttttctcgaattggataaaattttatctatatagattatttctatagttttcttcaaaatttcgtatacggactcttaacttacgtttactaaacattttctaacgtgaaaacatttataacatttttttaacatttgtgtcaatcacaaatgttaaaaaatgttataaatgttttcacgttagaaaatgtttgcttacaaaataaatatgtttactaacgttactaaacattttctaactgcGGTGTGGGAGCACCATAAGAATTATACTCATGAGATTAgattttatttatctttataAATTAAACCTCCACACTAGCTTAATTTATTTAGAGCGGACGTTCTTTCAGATCAATTACTTTTTCAGGTATCATGAAGTACATTGCCGGTCTACTTTTGATGATTGTTGTGACGGCCGCGTACGATGACATGCAAGATGACCACGTTGTAAACCTCGCCAGGAACAAGGAGGCGATGCATCAGTTCTGGGGGTGCCTGACCAACAAAAACAAATGTGATGAGTTTGGACAGAACGCTAAAAGTGAGTTGTGTTGAGGTAAAACTTCTTTACGCGCGCTTGACTTGGggattaagggggcgactaaccctaaagtgtcgattttataattcatttttatacttgaaaataagccccgagttgtttcattttctaaaataagatactacattatatttccgagaattcgatctgagcaaaaacacgatatcttaaaattttctcgatagaaaaaaatcacaaagatgcatctgtttttcacgaatttttcatttattgccataaccgtgcattgaaataagttaatattttaacacattgtttaaaatgctgtcattgagagatcgacctagcggatttttaaaatgttgtatatttatcgagttattgagaaaaaactaatttggcgatgaatccgcgtcgttctttttcacctggcatatgaaagacgatcgtgagtgtgaagaatgaaggacgatgtttgatttttggggttagtcgccctcttaagcttGCAAATGAATGACgggagcgttacgaaaagtgtgataggggttagtgcgagttttattcgatcatgcgcatcgagcacgtttacgcgaatttatatgggatcaaagcagtatccacgttagccagtagatggcgctgctttgattccatataattcgcgttaacgtgctcgatgcgtatgatcgaactagctgttgcccgcgacttcgtccgcgtggactctagtttatagttgttaccgtacatcgattgagtcgtttacgcgcaaatcataaaagtatattgtgtgggaaccgcccatttttccggaacaaaaaacattccttgtcccagattcaaaatagattaaatagtttaggcgagaataataaatatcattttatacgtgggagagccttgcttcggaacgaatgggccggagaaataccacgttctcacagaaaaccggcgtgaaacagcgcttgcgctgtgtttcgccgagtgagtgagtttaccggaggcccaatcccctaccctattcctttccctaccctcccctattcccttcccttccctactctcccctattactctatatcctcttaaaaggccggcaacgcacctgcacctcttattttcatttaaaaaaaacagcgcttgcgctgtgtttcgccgactgagtgagtttattggaggcccaatcccctaccctaatcccttccctaccctcccctattacctttttccctcttaaaaggccggcaacgcacctgcagctcttctgatgctgcgagtgtccatgggcgacggaagttgctttccatcaggtgacccgttttctcgtttgctcccttatttcacaaaaagaaagctaaactcaaactcaattttttttattcagaataaattttttcaaatattcgctgaacgtcggggctacacagatgcctaccaccggttcgggaactaacccggcgagaagaaccggcataagaaactcgcacggggccatttttttctaaaaagatggaaaattacaaaaaatatattataaaataacagtgtcattatgactaaataaaatacaacgagtgtacaattattatacatattataatgaaacagctctgcagggggcgaccttattcccatggtgtactatcattcatgaaatcagtaactttatagtacgctttggtacacaaacgttctttaacaacttttttaaatctattaattgagagattttgaacgatttctgggatcttattataaaggcgtatacattgacctttaaaagaatttttgactttagtaagtctagtcaccggaatttcaagcttatgtttattacgagtatttctcccatgggtatcacattttttcgtgaattgatatatattctttttaacatataatacatttgataggacatattgagaagcaacagttaagattccagtttccttaaatttttctctaagtgaagtgcaggaaccgtatattttccgggataaaaattatcccttgtcctttcccgagactgaaagtattgccataccaaatttcatcaaaatagattgaatagtttagccgaaaatcataaaagttttttgtgcgggaaccgtacattttccgggacaaaattagtattctttgtcctttcccgagactaaaagtatctccacaccattttccatcaaaatagattgaatagtttacgcgcaaatcataaaagtatattgtgcagtaaccgtacattttttcgggacaaaatgtatcctatgttcttttatcgggactcaaagtatctttataccaaatttcagcaaaatgggtcgaGCCGTTTAACCGTGATGTCAAGACCatgcgaaatataacgttccgcgtagctttgcccgcgtaaattagatatttcacagacaaattagtccacaaaaaatagcatatgatccttcacgtggtctacttcttatctgtgccaaataatagaaaaattgctccagtagttcatgagataagccctttcaaataatttcccccgtttttactacattttcctctatttcttcgctcctattaatcttagcttgataaaatataacctatagccttcctcagaaaatgggctatctaacactgaaagaatttttcaaatcggaccagtacttcctgagattagcgcgttcaaataagccctttcaaataattttacccattttttacatattttcctctatttcttcgctcccattagtcttagcgtgataaaatatagcctatagcctttctcgataaatggactatctaacactgaaataatttttcaaatcggaccagtacttcctgagattagcgcgttcaaacaaacaaacagacaaacttttcccaattataatattattagtatagatacacCCCCCTCGTGAGGCGCGCACATTTTCTCAAACTTCTGTACGCAcgcttgacttggggagtaaacTGGTAAATGCGTGACGAGAACGTTACAAAAGTGTGATCGAATGAGGCGAATGGAGAGGTGCACGCGCGGTGTATATTGCATATCACTTCAGATAAGTGGTCTAAAAGCACACTCGTCGATTTGTAATTTGACCGAAGAATACCTAGTACTGCTATATGTTGTTCGCAGTAAATACTTTCTACATAGGAGTTCCAGTGGTGGGAATGCGAAATTTTATTGACAAAAGCAATATGGAAACAAATTGTTTCAGATTTTCTTTgctgatttttattatagtttttctTTCACTATAAGATTTTCGGATCCCTTTCGACCATTAGTACAAGAATGACTTTTGCCCGGCAAGACTAacaggcgtaagaaactcgcgcAGTGACCAAGAAGATTGAGTTATAAAGCTACGCGTCCACCGGGTTAAAATCAGAGCGTCCGGAGCGGACGGAGCTTCGTCATTTGCAAAATGCCTATGGGATGCGACCACTGCATTCGGATTCAGCATCGgcaatttagattttttagtccggccgcacattgtctgaattttgatcagaaacagttgaatttcgccggaccgcctcCCCGCGCACTATCCAAAATATctttccggcgagttcgagctcactcggctcagtacaaaatgtaagagacagcgcggacgttcaactgtttctgatcagaaatttcggacaatgtgcggccgggctacgGGCGGGCGACGGGGCGATGACAGTTTGACAAGACAATTGACTTGAAACCTTCAGAATTGGAATGAAGCGTTcactgcggatgacgtcatcagCTTGTTACGCCGGtgtcaggcgcagaaatgacgATCCAGTCCGTCCGTTCTCTCCGATTGTAATTCGGCGGACGTGCACCTTTATAATGCAATCATTTAATTGTTTTAGAGCACGTCATCGAATCACTGAAAGACAGCTGTAGAGAATGCGATGCGACTCAGAAGCACTATGGCCACATCTTAATAAGCACCCTCAAAGATTACCCCGAGCTCTACGAGGCTTTTGAGAAAATGTACGACCCCGACAGAACGCTGCTGAACAAACTAGACGATACCATCAAGAAGTACGCTAAGTAAGAATATACCTGAATgtttcaattatatatttatgcaTAGAGAATTATACGTTTTCCTATTAAATAGTTTGAAAATAGATGCCTGTTTTATTGTCACCTTGATTTTATGATCTTCGTATAGCGTCTAGAATATAAAAATGGAATGATAAAATACAACGCTTAGAGGATGTTTTTTAGCAAATTTCAGCGTTGTACATTGGTAAAAGTCACCCCAAATGGCGACGAATCTGTGGCGACGTACAGATACGTCGCCATTTTGGGTGACTTTTTAATGCCTCATGAAAAAGTCATCCATGCGCAAAAACATCTTTGTAGTCCACTTACTACTTTGGCTACAgctaatacattattttttatatgacAAAGAGTTTaagaagtaataaaaatagtGGCGTTGgtgccacattttttttttattacatactgAGTTATGAATGCATACACAATGCTCTTTAGATAATTTAGAGCaaaactgcattcaaaattttacaaaaaaaaaatgaagacTTGGGACACAAAATATTCTTAACAGCGAccacttatatattttattatgcattTATAAGTGAGACATACTTTTCTGCGTACTAAATTATTGTTCTGCCTACAAATTGCTCTGCAAATTTTGTATAATtaatgttacgctcaaagactgaaaacgctcagtgagcggaattatttttaacaaaaaattaaaaccgacttccaaggtaaaaaactataataacatccttataatatgaactaaaaagtattaaataatttttcctatctaatagtgcctttttccgaattcggctaaacctcaactatttctgtactcaatcttcatcattttgaagtcggtaccagatagctgaaactttagttctctgacagaatatttgaaacttttggaactttCACCGCACTGgcacttcaaaattatgaagattgagtacagaaatagttgaggcttagccgaattcggagaaaggcactattagataggaaaaattatttgatactttttaggatatattataaggatgttattatagtttttaccttggaaatcggttttaattttttgttaaaaataataatttcactctttttagttactaaTAATAATCCTAAATCCTAAACAATCCTATACCTAAACCATCgcgtaagtaagtatatttaatattctacgtatcttaattcttattacaattttttaagagtcagacgtcgtgctcacaaatatcaggtagataattttaaacaatacatttaaaaaaatcgaagtgaacagtaaacacgtgctagccgctaggcaattattgtacctataaaCTTGCATAGGAATTCGATCTGTATATGATCAAATGtatcaaaatcgtgtaaatataaaccgtataaacgaagtattttttatactaattgcgattgtgtttcttattcctattaTGATGTAGATTAGATatgtatgtccacactgtgcactttcatcttcaattttcgtcatcttctttcattcaactttcgtattggcgcattcaataattgaatgcgtcaaataacgcaacgccaacattgtaattttttttgttcggttggcctgaaggaaacggggcactatgggaaaaagactacaggccgatatacgaacctcgttagtatggcgaaaatactgagaaaaattttgacgaaaaaaatacaacccccaatgaccacccctttttattataccaatctatagggggcgccaagggaagcaaaaaagctcagataaacttttctcaaaaatcaacccctgtcgaatgacaggccgaaatgtgaccatcgttcgtatatcggcctgtatctggccgggggttgatttttgagaaaagtttatctgagcccTTCTTACTCTCCTTGGCacctatcgattggtgtattcaaaaggggtggttataagaggttaaaatttttacgaaaaatttttatgtcttttttccatagtgccccgtttccttcagtccaacccaaatgtgtgccttacgctctggagtaaaggttgaatttgttacttatgttcaattttgtggtacttgaaatattatgtattttgaaacaacattacgtatatttttttgtattaaaatcgctttgaaatgtaccaaataaataagtacatgacgtgatgactgatgatattttatggtgttgtgtgtatattgtattcatatacaatcatgtgagttgtgacctgtgataaaaaaaaccacagccgaatatataacctcctcgttttttggaagtcggttaaaaatagctcacaacgcgttgtggtcacagtgaaacagccacgacgtgaaattcgcgttgtggctcagacagacagacagtaatataagtatggaactatggatattttgtaaataataatgcaGTTACACGTTATGCAGTTATTtgg comes from the Aricia agestis chromosome 6, ilAriAges1.1, whole genome shotgun sequence genome and includes:
- the LOC121728081 gene encoding uncharacterized protein LOC121728081, with translation MKYIAGLLLMIVVTAAYDDMQDDHVVNLARNKEAMHQFWGCLTNKNKCDEFGQNAKKHVIESLKDSCRECDATQKHYGHILISTLKDYPELYEAFEKMYDPDRTLLNKLDDTIKKYAKMKGVLEFILLAACLTTASAYKDIDDNYDFETVLKNVTRLTEFIGCFLDKNPCSDVEQHIKSFIADCDDIQRHYARAVDEVMKEKYPEDYEKYKKKYDPEGNHYNLFLKALAKY